Genomic DNA from Desulfurivibrio alkaliphilus AHT 2:
TTCGGCCGGGCTGCCGGCTAGAACCAGGTCGGCCTGCAGGCGGCCGCCGAGGGCCGGCAGTTGCCAGCGGCGGGTGAATTCAGCCAGATTGCCGAGCGCCAGGTGAATTTCACCTTCCAGGGGCAGGTGCCGGAAATCATCATCTTCCGGCCAGGGGCCGATGAGCGCCCGGGGCACGGCGAGGCGGTCGCTGCCTTTGGTCAGGTGTAAATCCCGTAGCCGCAGGCGGCCCTGTTGCAAATCCGCCTGCAGTTGCAGTCGGTGCCGGGTGAGTTCAAAAAGCGGGGGCGGCAGCGCCTTTTCCCAGGGGAGGCCGGTGGCGTCCAGCAGTTCGGGCAGGGTGGGAAAATCGACCCGCAACTCACCCACCAGGCTCTGGTCCAGCAAAGATCGCCAGTCGGCCTGGTGCAGGGCCGGCAAAGGCAGTTGCAGGCGTTCCAACTCCAGCCGGTTGTCTCCCAACGCGGCGGTCAGCCGGGGCAAATGCAACTCTCCCTGTTGGATGCGGGCCAGCAGCTCCAGGTCGCCTAAACGGTGCTCCGCCACGGCGCCCTGCTGCAGTTGCAACGCCAGTTCACCGCTGAGGGTTTCCCAGAAAGCGGCGGGAGAGGTTTTAAGATGACCGCTCAGGGCTAAATCGCCTTGCAAGCGGGGCGGCTCCACCAGGAAGGGTTCAAGTTGAGCCAGGTGGAAAACGCCGGTGGTCAGCTCGCCCTGCCATTGCTCCGGGGTCAGCCTGGCTCGCCCGCTCAGCGCCGTCTCAAGAAGCTGCAGTTGCAACGCCAGTTCGAGCTGCGGCTTCAGTGGCCGGGTTTCCTCGGCGGCGGCGAGGGTTTCCAGTCCCGACCAGCTCAGGCGGCCGCTACTCACCGTCAGCAGTTGTCCCCAGTCGAGTCGGGCAAGGGCGAGGCTGCCCTCCCGGTGGTCGCGGCCGGCGGTGGCCTCAAGGTGCAAAGGGGCTTGCAGGTTTTGCAGCCGGGGGTGTTGCAGGGCAAAAGAGGCGCTGTGCAGGTTGAGCCTGGTGGGGGCGTCGGCGGTGCCCAGGGCGGGGTTAAAATCCAGGGCAAGGTCGGCGGCAATCAGGGCCAGTTCGCCGCTGTACAGGGCAAAGTCCATCTGTTCCAGCTTGATGGTCGGCAGCCGGGGGGCAAGCTCCACCATGGCGGTAAACAGTGGTACCAGCTCGGCCGGTGCGACAATCTCCCCGATATTTCGCGCCTCGGGCGGGTAGGGAGCAGTCTTTTCGTTGGCCGGCGGTAAATTCAGAGTCAACTCACCCCGGCTTAATTCCACCCGGAGGGTTTCCACAAAGGCCGCCGCCCCGTGGCGCAGGGCCGGCAAATGGTAGCTCAGCCGCAGTTGACTGGCCTCCAGTTCCGCCGGCACGGCCAATGGCGGGTCGCCATTCGGGGCCGCATCGGTTAAACGGAGATCCTGCAACACCAGGGAGTTGAAATAATTGCCCCCGACTTGGGCGGCGGTAAGCTCCAGCCCCAGGGTTGGGGTCAGATAGCCGTTGGCGGCAGCCAGCAGGCGCGGCCCGATCACGGTCTCCCGCAGGGCGTAAAGAGTACCGGCCAGCAACAGCAGCAGAATCAGTAAAACGGCGCTTATGGTGAGAGGGCGGGTGGGCATGCTTATATGGCAAACGGTGGCCGGGGGTAAGCCCAGGAGTCCTTACAGGGTGAGAGGTTTTAAAATAAGCAGCGATCATGTATTATACAACATCTTGTGAAAAAAATACCGGTGAATCCATGAAAGAAGCCAAAACAGCCACGGACCGCCTGGAACTGAAAATCTCCGGCATGAGCTGCGCCTCCTGCGTGGCCCGGATCGAAAAGGTGCTTGCCCGCCAGGAGGGGGTGGCCTCCGCCCGGGTCAACCTGGCGGCGGAAAAGGGCTATGTCGATTACGATCAGGGGCGGATCACCCCGGAAGAGTTGATGGCGGCGGTAGATTCTCTGGGTTTTACCGCCGCCCCGGCCGAGCAGGACAGCGCCGCGGTGGACCGGGAGCGGCAGGAGCGGGAACAGGCCCTGCGACGACTGAAGCTCGACTTCTCGCTGGCCGCCGTGCTGACCACCCTGGTGCTGTATGGCAGCCTGCCGGAAATGGTGCCCATGGCCTGGCACGACTGGGCGGTGGGGGTGGTGCCGGCCTGGCTGGGCAACCCCTATACCCTGCTGCTGATTACCACCCCGGTGCAGTTTTTCTCCGGCTGGCGCTTTTACCGGGGCGCCTGGGCCTCGTTAAGCCACGGCACCAGCGACATGAACGTGCTGGTGGCCATGGGTACCAGTTCGGCCTGGTTCTACTCCGCCGCCATGACCGTGGCCCCCGATTTTCTCACTGGCCTGGGCTTTCCCTACCAGCTTTACTACGACGTGGCCACGGTGATCACCACCCTGATCCTGCTGGGTCGCCTGCTGGAGGCCCGCGCCAAGGGCAAAACCTCCGAGGCCATGCGCAAGCTCATGGGGCTGAAGGCCAAGACCGCCCGGGTGGTACGGCCGGCGGAGCAGGCGGAAGCTGAAACCATCGTTGACATCCCCATCGAAGAGGTCCAGGTGGGGGAAATTATCCTGGTGCGGCCCGGGGAAAAGATCCCGGTGGATGGCGAGATTATTGAGGGCCGCTCCAGCATTGACGAATCGATGCTCACCGGCGAAAGCCTGCCGGTGAGCAAGGAGTCCGGGGATCAGGTGATCGGGGCCACCATCAACAAAAGCGGCGGCTTTAAAATGCGGGCCACCAAGGTGGGCAAGGATACCATGTTGGCCCAGATCATCCGCCTGGTGGAGGCGGCCCAGGGCTCCAAAGCGCCGGTGCAGAAGCTGGTGGACCGTATCGCTGCCTGGTTCGTGCCGGCGGTGATTATTACCGCCACCGTCAGCGCCCTCTTCTGGTGGGCCTACGGCCCCGAACCTTCGCTGATCTTCGCCCTCACCGTCTTCATTGCCGTGCTGATCATCGCCTGCCCCTGCGCCCTGGGGCTGGCCACCCCCACGGCGATCATGGTGGGTACCGGCAAGGGGGCGGAAAACGGGATTCTGATCAAAGGGGCCGAGTCTTTGGAACTGGCCCATAAACTCGATACCGTGGTGTTGGACAAGACCGGCACCATCACCGCCGGCACCCCGGCGGTGACCGATATTTTTACCCTTACCGGCATGTTAGACGAAAACCAGCTGCTGGCCCTGGTGGCGGCGGTGGAACAGGCCTCGGAACATCCTTTGGGCGAGGCCATAGTCCGCGAGGCGGTGGAGCGGGACCTGGAACTGGCGCCGGTAAGCGATTTCACCGCCGTGCCCGGCCACGGCCTGCAGGCCGCCGTGGCCGGCCGCCGCCTGCTGGTGGGTAACGCCCGCCTGCTGGCCCGGGAAGGGGTGGCACTGGAGGAGCGCTGGCAAAAGCAGGCCCAAGAGCTGGCGGCCCAAGGTAAAACCCCCATCTTGGTGGCGGTGGATGACCAGCCGGCCGGGTTGCTGGCGGTGGCCGACCCGGTCAAGGAATCTTCGGCGGCGGCCATTGCCGCCATGCGCAAGCTCGGCCTGACGGTGGTTATGCTCACCGGCGATGCCCGCCACACCGCCGAGGCCATCGCCGCCAAGGTGGGGATCGACCGGGTGATGGCGGAGGTGTTGCCAGAAGACAAGGAGTCGGCGGTCAAAGACCTGCAGCACGAGGGGCGGCTGGTGGCCATGGTGGGCGACGGGATCAACGACGCCCCGGCCCTGGCCCGGGCCGACGTGGGAATCGCCATCGGCACCGGTACCGATGTGGCCATGGAAGCCGGCGATGTTACCCTGATTTCCGGCGATTTGAACGGGGTGCCCACGGCCATCCGGCTCTCCCGGGCCACCATGCGGATGATCCGGCAGAACCTGTTCTGGGCCTTTTTTTACAACATTGTGCTGATTCCGGTGGCGGCCGGGGTGCTCTACCCCTTCTGGGGCATTATTTTAAACCCCATGCTGGCCGCCGCCGCCATGGCCTTCAGCTCCATCTCGGTGGTGCTGAATACCTTGCGCCTCCGCTGGTTCCACTGATGCGGAAGCCCGGCAGCACCGCATCTTTGGGCGATCGGCCCGGCTTGCGTACCGGGGTACGCGGCGCCGTTCCGCTTGCCCAAACCTGCGGCACTGCCGGGCTTCCGCCGGGGCATTGTTTTATGCAATCACGGACTGTTCTTGGGCGAAAAGCAAGCCGCGTGATCCCTGGACGGGGGCCGCGGAAACCGGTAGCGGCGGGTTTGGCGGCGGCCGGGCACATGGACGTGCAGGAGGCCGCCGCCACCTCGGAGGCGGGCAGGATGCACGCCGAGAATGAGCCGCTACCGGTTTTCGCGGCCCCCACCCCCTGGCCACAACCAAAGACCTCAAAGGGACGATGTAGAGGGTGCGGAGTATGAGCAAACAGTACGATACATTGTCAGAAATGCTCGATTACTTGGCGGGGTATGGGGAGCAGCAGGCCCTAATCCTGGTGGAGGCCGAAAGCACCCGCTTGTGGTCGTATCAACGTTTGAGCGAGCGGGTTGATGAAGTGGCCGGGGCGCTGCTGGCCATGGGGCTTGAGCCCGGCGGGCTGGTGGGGCTGCTGGGGGAAAACCGGCCGGAATGGATCATCGCCGCCCTGGCGGTGTTGCGTGCCGGCGGAGTGCTGCTGCCCCTGGACGCCCAACTGGACGACGACGGCCTGGCCCACGTGGCGGCGGACAGCGGCGCCCGTTATTTTTTCGTTGGCACCGGCCAGGAGTCGCGCTTTGCTAAAATTAACCAAAACAACTCATCGGCTCCGGCGGAGCTTAAACTGCTACCCTTAAACGACTTGCCCACCGGCTCCCCCCCGGCCGCTTTCCCTAAGCGCCGGCCGGAAGACCCCGCCGCCATGTTTTACACCTCCGGCACCACCGGACCGCCTAAAGGGGTGCCTTTAACCCATGCCAACCTGGCCTTTCAACTCAATACGGTGGCCGCCGCCGGCCTGGTCACCGCCCGCGACCGGGTGCTGCTGCCGCTGCCTCTGCACCATGTTTATCCCCTGGTGGTGGGGCTGCTCACCCCGCTGGCCCTGGGGCTGCCCCTGATCATGCCCGATGTGCTCACCGGCCCCCGGATTCTGCGGGCGGTGAAGGCTGGCCGGGCCACCGCCCTGATCGGCGTGCCCCGCCTTTACCAGGCCCTCTACCAGGGGGTTGAAGATAAGGTGGCCGACGGCGGCGCGGCGGCCCGGCTTTATTTCCGCACCGCCCTGGGCCTTAGTGCCTGGTGCAAGCGTCGGCTGGGGCTGCGGGCGGGTAAAATGCTGCTGGCGCCCCTGCATCGCCGCTTCGGCTCTTCCCTGCGGCTGCTGGCCTCCGGCGGTTCGGCCCTTGATCCGGAGCTGGCCCGGCGGCTGGAGGCCCTGGGCTGGCAGGTGGCCATCGGCTACGGGCTGACCGAAACCGCGCCCCTGCTCACCATCAACCCTCCCGTGGGTGGGCGGCCCGGCAGCGTCGGCCGGGCGGTGCCGGGGGTGGAACTGCGGCTGGAACCACTGGCGGAAGACTCCTCGGAGAGTTCAGATGCACCGCCCATGGGCGAAGTGCTGGCCCGTGGCCCCAACGTCTTTGCCGGCTATCACAACTTGCCGGAGCAGACGGCGGCGGCCCTTAAAGAGGGCTGGTTTCGAACCGGCGACCTGGGTTATCTCGATCGGGACGGTTTTCTTTTTCTGGTCGGCCGGGCCTCCAGCCTGATCGTTACTGCCGGCGGCAAGAATATCCAGCCCGATGCCTTGGAAGATCGGCTGACCACCCATCCCTTCATCCGTGAAGCCGGCGTGCTCAGTCGGGATGATCGGCTGGCGGTGCTGCTGGTGCCGGAACTGGCCGCCCTGCGCCGGGCCGGTCAACAGGACGAAGAGGCGGCCCTGCGCCAGGCACTGCTGGAGGTTTCCCACCGCCTGCCTTCCTACCAGCGCCCCGACGAGTTCGCCCTCAGCCGCGAGGCTCTGCCCCGCACCCGGCTGGGCAAGATCCGTCGCCACCTGTTGCCGGGACGTTATCAACAGGCCCGAGCGCAACAGCACCATGCCGACAAGACCGGGCCGATGCCGCTTAACGAGATGTCCGATCACGACCGGGCCCTGCTGGAAAACCGGTCGGCCAGCCGGGTCTGGGAATGGCTGGCCCGGCGTTACCCCAAGGTGCGGCTCAGCCCGGACACTAGCCCGCATTTGGACCTGGGGGTCGATTCTTTGGGCTGGCTCAACCTGGCCGCCGAGATCGGCCAGCAGGCCGATGTGCAACTCACCGAGGAGGTCATCGGCCGGGTGGAAACGGTGCGGGACTTGCTGCACGAGGTGGTGGAATTAAGCGTGCATGGCAACGGCGGCGGCCAGGAGGGGGGGGTGGCCGATCCGCTGGCCGACCCGGAAGCGGTGCTCAAAGAGCAGAGCCGTCGCTGGCTCAAACCCTTAAACCCCCTGCAGGTGGCCTTGGTGTGGGGATTGTACCAGCTCAACCGGCTGCTTTTTCGGCTCCTGTTCCGGCTGCGGGTTGAGGGGTTGGAGCACCTGCCCGATGATAAACCTTTTATTCTGGCCCCCAACCATGTCAGTTTCCTGGACTCCTTTGCCATCGGCGCGGCGCTGCCATTTGCCCGGTTTCGCCAAACCTATTACGCCGGTAACGCCGAGGTGGCTTTCCGCAACGCCTTTTTTCGGCTGGTCTGCCGCCTGGGCCAGGTGGTGCCCATTGATCCCCGGCGGGCCACCGCCACCAGCCTGGCTTACGGGGCGGTGATTCTGGACCAAGGATGCAACCTGGTCTGGTTTCCGGAAGGGGAGCGTTCCTGGGAGGGGCGACTGCAGCCCTTCCGGGCCGGCATCGGGATGCTGCTTGACCGCAAGAGGGTTTATGTGGTACCAGCCCATATCGCCGGCGCTTACCAGGCCTGGCCTCGAGGCCGGAAATTGTTCCGGCCGCACCCCATCAGCATCAAGTTCGGGCCGGCCCTGACGGCCCAACAATTGCTGGCCGGACGGCAGGGGGGCGGGGAGGCTTCGGCAAACGATCGCTCCGGCATGATCGCCGCCGCCCTGCGGGAACAGGTAGCCGCTTTGGCGCCTGAATCGGACGAATCGTAAAAAGAGTGCCCGCAAGCGAGCAGGGGTAGCCGGGAAATTTTTAATGGATGATGTGCACAAATTAAAAAAGTTAAAAAAACGCCGGCCTTCCTACCAGCTACTGTTGCTGGTGGCCCTGTTGTTGCTGGGATTGCTGGCGCAAAAACTTGATTTGGTGGACTGGCTGGAGGTGCTGGAAGTCAGCCGCCACTACGCCCACCACTGGTGGTTCCCTCCTTTGCTTATTCTGGCCATGGCGGCTTTTTACGCCCTGGCCCTGCCGGGTTCCTTTTTCATGTGGCTCACCGGCGCCCTTTTCGTGCCGATTGTGGCCACGCTGATCATCGTCATCGGCGGGGTCGGCGGCGCGGTGGGGGGATATTTTGTTTCCCGGCGGCTGGCCCGCCGGGAGTGTGCCCGGATCAAACATCAGCCGCTGTTCAATTTCATCCGGCGCCATGGTGATTTTGTTGCCCTGTGCGCGGTGCGGACTTTTCCCAGCTTTCCGCACTCGGTGATCAACTACGGGGCCGGGGTGCTGGGGTTGCCGCTGGGTTACTTCGTCCTCTCCACCATCATTGGCTTCACTCTCAAGGGGTATCTCTATTCCGCCGCCATCTATCAGCTTACCACCATGGATGAACCGGGAGAGTTTCTCTCCTGGCAGTTGCTGGCGCCGCTGATCATGCTCTCTCTGTTGTTCATCGCCGCCAAGCTCATCTTCGGGCGCAAGCCATCGCTGGCCAACGGCCCGTAAGCGTTCAGCCAATATTACTCCTGCTCCAGGGTATAACGGGCCAGCAGGCTGTCCTGCCAGTAGCTGTTGGTGGGCCGGCGGAAGAAATCCTGGAACAGGGCCAGGCTTTCCCGCCGTCTGATGTGGGGGGTGATCTCTACGGCCGGGGCCATTTCCCGGTAGAGGGGATTAAGCTCGGTCAGGGGCAGGGAGGTGCCGCCACCCATGGCGTCTTCATAGGCGTAAACAATGCGCCGCACCCCGTTGAGCAGCAGGGTGGCGTAACACATCAGGCAGGGCTCCATGGTGGCATAGAGGGTGAGTCCGCCCCGCTCAATCTCCGGTTGCCGCGCAAGCAAGCCGCGCAGGGCCACGATTTCGGCATGGTCCAGCTCGGTGGGCGCCGTGCCGCCGCTGTTTTGCCGGTTGCCCTCGGCCACCACCCGGCCGCCGGCGACGATCACCGCCCCCACCGGGAACTCCCCGGCCTGTAACGCCACCCGGGCCTGCTCCAGGGCCAGCCCCATGAAATAGTGATGCTGCTCGCTTTGGTCCATGGCGGTTGATCTCCGAGTAAATTGTCGCGACAGTTCAGCGTAATTGCAAGCTGATAGCTTAACCGCATAGCGGTGGCAGAGCAACATTTGATATGGGTCGGTGCCGCCCAAGGCGGCGCCGGCCTACCACCAGAAAACCGGGTAGCGGCGGGAAGCGGGGATGTTGTTGATCAGCAGGGCCACCAGCAGCATGATCAGCGCGCCGCTGGCGATGGGAAAGAGCAGGTACCAGTAGCCCAGTTGATGAATCTCCTCGCCGCCGATGACCGCGATTAAAGCGGTGGCGCCGCCGGGCGGATGCAGGGTTTTGGTGAGATGCATCAGGGCGATGGCGGTGGCCACCGCCAAGGCGGCGGCCAGCCAGAGCTGGGGGGCGAAAAACTGCAGGCAGGCCACTCCCACCAGGGCGGAAACCAGATGCCCCCCCAGCAGGTTGCGCGGCTGGGCCAGAGGACCGGCCGGGGCGCCGTAGATCAGCACCGCCGAGGCCCCGAAAGAACCGACAATCAGCAGCAGGTCGCTGCCCTCCAGCCACCGGTAGTGCAGCAGCGCCACCGCCGCAATACCCAGAAAGGCTCCCAGCCACGACCAGAAAATCTCGCCGGCGCTTACCCGGGGCGGGCTTTTTTCACCGCCCCGCATTTTGGCCCAGTATGACATGGTTGCTCCTCCTTGGCTTAATTAGGATGAAACGGACCGTGGTTGGTCGGAGTGGTGAAAGCGGCTTAAAAGCAGTTGCATCAGCACCGGTATAACCACCAGGGTCAGCAGGGTCGAGGCTAAAATGCCGCCGATAATCACCGTGGCGATGGGGGAAAAGCGTTCCGAGCCCACCGCCAGCTCCAGGGCCAGGGGCAGCATGCCGGCCACGGTGGAGAGCGCGGTCATCATTACCGGCCGGAAGCGGGCCGCCACGGCGGCCGGTACGGCCTGGTCCAGGGGCATGCCCTGCCGGCGGCGGGCCAGGATGAAGTCCGCCAGGATAATGCTGTTGTTGACCACGATCCCCACCAGCAGCACAATCCCCAGCAGAGCCGGCATGGAAAGGTATTTACCGGCCAGGGTCAGGGCGGCGGCCACGCCGATGAACTGCAGGGGGATGGCGGTCATGATCACCAGTGGCAGCAGGGATGAGCGGAACTGGATCATCAGCAGCAGGTAAACGGCCAGGGCGGCGGCGCCCAGGGCCCGCAGCAGCCGCCCCCGGGCCTCGGCCAGGTCCTGCTGCTCGCCGCCAATGGCCATACTGTAACCCGCCGGCGTTTCAATTTCCGGCAGGCGCCGCTCCAGGTCCGCCACCACCTGGGACAAAGGCCGCCGGCCATCGGTCCAGGCCCGGACCTCCAGGGTACGGCGGAAGTTTTCCCGCGAGACCAGGCGGGGGCCGTAAACCGGCTCAAAGTTGGCCAGGTCGACCAGGCGGATATTTTCCCCCGCCGGTCCGGGCAGCACCACGTTTTCCAGATCCTGCTGCTGGCGCCGATCCTCCGGCTGGTAGCGGAGGCTGATGTCCAGGTCTCGCAACCCCCGCTGCCGGTAGGCCGTTACCCGCTCGCCGTCCATGGCGCGGCGTACGGTGGCGGCGATGGTGCTGCCGTCCAGGCCCAGTTCGGCGGCCCGCTCCCGGTCAATGACCACCAGGGTTTCCGGCCGGTCCAGGTCCCAGTTGCGGTAGGGATCGCGCACACCGCCCACGGCCTGTAGCAGGGTTACGGTTTGTGCTGCCAGCTCGGCCAGGGCCTGCGGCTCCGTGCCGTTGATCTCCACGATGATGGGGGCGGCGGTGGTGGCCCGGGCCGTGCCGCCCTGTTCCTGGAATACCCCCAGGGTAACCCCGGGCAGGGCCTGGACCTGCTCGCGCAGGCGCTCCATGATCGCCCACTGGCTCTCGGGCCGGCGATTGCGGGGAACCAGGTCAACGCTGATTTCCGCCTGGTGACTGTCCATGGCGCCCCGTCCGCCCAGGTAGCGCGCCCCGGTTTCGTAGCCGATCCGGGTGGAAACCGTCTCCACCGCCGCTTCAGCCAGGATTTTTGCCTCCACCGCGGCCACGATTTGCCGGGTTTCCCCCAGCGGGGTGCCGGGAATAACGTCCAGCAGGACCCGGAAGCTACCCGAATCGAAACGGGGCATCATCTCGCTGCCGCCGGCCCGGATCAGGCCCAGACCCGCCAGCAGCAAGACAAAGGCCAGGATAAAGGTAACCGCCGGTCGCCGCCCGGCAACGGTCAGCAGTTGCAGGTAAAGCTGCCTGGGGGCGGAGAGCAGATGATCGCTCACGGCGGGCTGTTTTTTGCCGCCACCGCCCTGCTGGCCGAAAATGATCACCGCCAGCAGCGGCACCAGGGTCAGGGCCGCCACCAGGGAGGAGGCCAGGGCAAAGGAGAGGGTCAGGGCCAGGGGGCGGAAGAGTTCGCCGATGAAACCACCCAGCAGGGTCAGAGGCAGCAGCACCGCCAGGGTGGTCACAGTGCCGCCGATCTTGGCGGCGGTGACCTCGCCGGTGCCCTCGATGGCCGCAGCTTCCGGGGCCAGACCGGCTTCCCGTTGCCGGTGGATGTTCTCTAAAATCACAATACTGTCGTCCACCAGCAGGCCGATGGCCAGGATGATCGCCGACATGGTGACCATGTCCAGTTGCAGGCCGGCCAGGCGCATCAGGGCGAAGGTGGCCAGAAAGGTGACGGGAATGGTGGCGGCCACCACCAGGGCCTGGCGGAAGCTGCCGAGAAAGAGCAGCACCACCAGCATGGTCAGGCCGATGGCGCCGGCGATGGTGGCGGTCATGCTGGTGATTACCACCCGGGTGAAGGCCGAGTCATCCTCGGCCACGGCGAAAGATACGGCCGGTTCTTCCGCTTGCAACTCCTGCAGCAGGGTGAAAACCCGATCGGCCACCGCCACGGTGTTGGCCTCGCTGCGCTTCAGCACTTGGACGGCGATGGCCGGCTGGCCGTTATAATGGAAGGCGGCCCGGTCTTCGCCGGGTGTCAGGCGCACCCGGGCCACGTCGCCCAGGAGCAGCAAATTTTCGTCCTGGCGCTGCAGGACCAGCGCTGCGGCATCGGCGGCATCGCGCAGGGGGGTGTCGAAGCGGACCACCGTCTCCCGGCCGCCTTCCCGGCTGCGGCCGCCGGCGGCGGTGAGGTTCCAGCCCTGCAGGGCGTTGATCACCTGTTCCTGGCTCAGGCCGTAAGCGGCCATCCGGTCTCGCTGCAACTGTACCTCCAGTTGCAGGCGGTTGCCGCCGACCACATCCACCGCCGCGACGCCGTCGATCAGGTTCAGCCGGTCCTGCACCCGGTTCTCCGCCAACTGCCGCAGTTGAGGCAGCGACAACTCCTCGCTGGTCAGGGCCAGGGTGACAATGGGACGCTGGGCCGAGGAGAATTCCTGGATCTGGGGATCGCCCATGGCGGCCGGCAACTGCGGGCGAATCCGGTTGACGGCGTTCTGCACCTCCATGGCCCCGATGGTGCTGGAGAAGCCGTAGTGGAATTCCACCTCCACCACCGCCAGACCCTCGCGGCTGGTGGAGCGCAGGGTGCGGACCCCGTCGATGCCGGCAAACTCTTCTTCCATCAGTTTGCTGATGTTTTCCGCCACCTCTTCCGCCGCCATGCCGGGATAAGGGGTGATCACCGTAACCATGGGCGGGTCGGTGTCGGGAAAAAGCTGGACGGGCAGTTGCAGGCGGGCATCCAGCCCGAAGATCAGTACCGCTATCAGGGCGGCCAGCACCGCGTGCCGGTGGCCCAGCAGCCAGCGTGGCAGGGAGTTCATTCTGGTTCCCCGCCCGGTGCAGCGACCCGTACCGGCTCACCGTCGGCCAGGTCGGGATAGGGGGTGGTGATAAGCTGCTCGCCGGCCCGCAACCCCGCTTCGATCACCACCCGGCCCTCGGCTTCCGGGCCCGGCTGGACCTGACGGCGGCGGGCCTGGCCGTTTTCCACCACAAAGACCTGGGCATGGTCGCGGCGGCGGTCAAGGGCCTCTACCGGGATGGCCAC
This window encodes:
- a CDS encoding heavy metal translocating P-type ATPase, whose amino-acid sequence is MKEAKTATDRLELKISGMSCASCVARIEKVLARQEGVASARVNLAAEKGYVDYDQGRITPEELMAAVDSLGFTAAPAEQDSAAVDRERQEREQALRRLKLDFSLAAVLTTLVLYGSLPEMVPMAWHDWAVGVVPAWLGNPYTLLLITTPVQFFSGWRFYRGAWASLSHGTSDMNVLVAMGTSSAWFYSAAMTVAPDFLTGLGFPYQLYYDVATVITTLILLGRLLEARAKGKTSEAMRKLMGLKAKTARVVRPAEQAEAETIVDIPIEEVQVGEIILVRPGEKIPVDGEIIEGRSSIDESMLTGESLPVSKESGDQVIGATINKSGGFKMRATKVGKDTMLAQIIRLVEAAQGSKAPVQKLVDRIAAWFVPAVIITATVSALFWWAYGPEPSLIFALTVFIAVLIIACPCALGLATPTAIMVGTGKGAENGILIKGAESLELAHKLDTVVLDKTGTITAGTPAVTDIFTLTGMLDENQLLALVAAVEQASEHPLGEAIVREAVERDLELAPVSDFTAVPGHGLQAAVAGRRLLVGNARLLAREGVALEERWQKQAQELAAQGKTPILVAVDDQPAGLLAVADPVKESSAAAIAAMRKLGLTVVMLTGDARHTAEAIAAKVGIDRVMAEVLPEDKESAVKDLQHEGRLVAMVGDGINDAPALARADVGIAIGTGTDVAMEAGDVTLISGDLNGVPTAIRLSRATMRMIRQNLFWAFFYNIVLIPVAAGVLYPFWGIILNPMLAAAAMAFSSISVVLNTLRLRWFH
- a CDS encoding AMP-binding protein — encoded protein: MSKQYDTLSEMLDYLAGYGEQQALILVEAESTRLWSYQRLSERVDEVAGALLAMGLEPGGLVGLLGENRPEWIIAALAVLRAGGVLLPLDAQLDDDGLAHVAADSGARYFFVGTGQESRFAKINQNNSSAPAELKLLPLNDLPTGSPPAAFPKRRPEDPAAMFYTSGTTGPPKGVPLTHANLAFQLNTVAAAGLVTARDRVLLPLPLHHVYPLVVGLLTPLALGLPLIMPDVLTGPRILRAVKAGRATALIGVPRLYQALYQGVEDKVADGGAAARLYFRTALGLSAWCKRRLGLRAGKMLLAPLHRRFGSSLRLLASGGSALDPELARRLEALGWQVAIGYGLTETAPLLTINPPVGGRPGSVGRAVPGVELRLEPLAEDSSESSDAPPMGEVLARGPNVFAGYHNLPEQTAAALKEGWFRTGDLGYLDRDGFLFLVGRASSLIVTAGGKNIQPDALEDRLTTHPFIREAGVLSRDDRLAVLLVPELAALRRAGQQDEEAALRQALLEVSHRLPSYQRPDEFALSREALPRTRLGKIRRHLLPGRYQQARAQQHHADKTGPMPLNEMSDHDRALLENRSASRVWEWLARRYPKVRLSPDTSPHLDLGVDSLGWLNLAAEIGQQADVQLTEEVIGRVETVRDLLHEVVELSVHGNGGGQEGGVADPLADPEAVLKEQSRRWLKPLNPLQVALVWGLYQLNRLLFRLLFRLRVEGLEHLPDDKPFILAPNHVSFLDSFAIGAALPFARFRQTYYAGNAEVAFRNAFFRLVCRLGQVVPIDPRRATATSLAYGAVILDQGCNLVWFPEGERSWEGRLQPFRAGIGMLLDRKRVYVVPAHIAGAYQAWPRGRKLFRPHPISIKFGPALTAQQLLAGRQGGGEASANDRSGMIAAALREQVAALAPESDES
- a CDS encoding TVP38/TMEM64 family protein, with product MDDVHKLKKLKKRRPSYQLLLLVALLLLGLLAQKLDLVDWLEVLEVSRHYAHHWWFPPLLILAMAAFYALALPGSFFMWLTGALFVPIVATLIIVIGGVGGAVGGYFVSRRLARRECARIKHQPLFNFIRRHGDFVALCAVRTFPSFPHSVINYGAGVLGLPLGYFVLSTIIGFTLKGYLYSAAIYQLTTMDEPGEFLSWQLLAPLIMLSLLFIAAKLIFGRKPSLANGP
- a CDS encoding nucleoside deaminase; protein product: MDQSEQHHYFMGLALEQARVALQAGEFPVGAVIVAGGRVVAEGNRQNSGGTAPTELDHAEIVALRGLLARQPEIERGGLTLYATMEPCLMCYATLLLNGVRRIVYAYEDAMGGGTSLPLTELNPLYREMAPAVEITPHIRRRESLALFQDFFRRPTNSYWQDSLLARYTLEQE
- a CDS encoding HPP family protein — encoded protein: MSYWAKMRGGEKSPPRVSAGEIFWSWLGAFLGIAAVALLHYRWLEGSDLLLIVGSFGASAVLIYGAPAGPLAQPRNLLGGHLVSALVGVACLQFFAPQLWLAAALAVATAIALMHLTKTLHPPGGATALIAVIGGEEIHQLGYWYLLFPIASGALIMLLVALLINNIPASRRYPVFWW
- a CDS encoding efflux RND transporter permease subunit — protein: MNSLPRWLLGHRHAVLAALIAVLIFGLDARLQLPVQLFPDTDPPMVTVITPYPGMAAEEVAENISKLMEEEFAGIDGVRTLRSTSREGLAVVEVEFHYGFSSTIGAMEVQNAVNRIRPQLPAAMGDPQIQEFSSAQRPIVTLALTSEELSLPQLRQLAENRVQDRLNLIDGVAAVDVVGGNRLQLEVQLQRDRMAAYGLSQEQVINALQGWNLTAAGGRSREGGRETVVRFDTPLRDAADAAALVLQRQDENLLLLGDVARVRLTPGEDRAAFHYNGQPAIAVQVLKRSEANTVAVADRVFTLLQELQAEEPAVSFAVAEDDSAFTRVVITSMTATIAGAIGLTMLVVLLFLGSFRQALVVAATIPVTFLATFALMRLAGLQLDMVTMSAIILAIGLLVDDSIVILENIHRQREAGLAPEAAAIEGTGEVTAAKIGGTVTTLAVLLPLTLLGGFIGELFRPLALTLSFALASSLVAALTLVPLLAVIIFGQQGGGGKKQPAVSDHLLSAPRQLYLQLLTVAGRRPAVTFILAFVLLLAGLGLIRAGGSEMMPRFDSGSFRVLLDVIPGTPLGETRQIVAAVEAKILAEAAVETVSTRIGYETGARYLGGRGAMDSHQAEISVDLVPRNRRPESQWAIMERLREQVQALPGVTLGVFQEQGGTARATTAAPIIVEINGTEPQALAELAAQTVTLLQAVGGVRDPYRNWDLDRPETLVVIDRERAAELGLDGSTIAATVRRAMDGERVTAYRQRGLRDLDISLRYQPEDRRQQQDLENVVLPGPAGENIRLVDLANFEPVYGPRLVSRENFRRTLEVRAWTDGRRPLSQVVADLERRLPEIETPAGYSMAIGGEQQDLAEARGRLLRALGAAALAVYLLLMIQFRSSLLPLVIMTAIPLQFIGVAAALTLAGKYLSMPALLGIVLLVGIVVNNSIILADFILARRRQGMPLDQAVPAAVAARFRPVMMTALSTVAGMLPLALELAVGSERFSPIATVIIGGILASTLLTLVVIPVLMQLLLSRFHHSDQPRSVSS